The proteins below come from a single Chelmon rostratus isolate fCheRos1 chromosome 10, fCheRos1.pri, whole genome shotgun sequence genomic window:
- the edn3b gene encoding endothelin-3b, producing the protein MARILSVLAKTMLFKIVALILLQGVFDALVISEVNPGGLPNSRWVSGGSAGLQQPEATQAKSRPKRCTCYSYKDKECVYYCHLDIIWINTPERTVPYGMSSYRGPQRLRRAVDGRAANHEEAKTQRCVCALLDTDPGCHNFCLSSLQQTAPVRSLHRFPGPG; encoded by the exons ATGGCAAGGATACTGTCCGTCCTCGCGAAAACGATGCTTTTCAAAATAGTGGCACTGATCCTCTTACAAG GTGTCTTCGATGCCTTGGTCATTTCCGAGGTCAACCCAGGAGGTCTCCCAAACTCCAGATGGGTGTCGGGGGGATCCGCGGGTTTACAGCAGCCTGAGGCAACACAGGCAAAGTCCAGACCCAAGCGCTGCACTTGTTATTCCTACAAGGATAAAGAGTGCGTCTACTACTGCCACTTGGATATCATCTGGATCAACACTCCCGA ACGCACCGTGCCATATGGAATGTCGAGCTACAGAGGACCTCAGCGACTCAGACGTGCTGTTGATGGACGAGCAGCTAATCATGAGGAGGCAAAGACACAGCGCTGCGTCTGTGCTTTGCTCGACACAGACCCCGGGTGCCACAATTTTTGTCTGTCAAG CCTGCAGCAGACAGCCCCAGTCAGGAGTCTCCACAGATTCCCTGGTCCTGGATGA